A region from the Saccharomonospora azurea NA-128 genome encodes:
- a CDS encoding CHAT domain-containing protein: MDEATHRRSRLVSLGAVLHRAFQATGDHALLTEAIECCRRALAVTPVGDPERPGQLNNLAAALRERTLHLGDFDALREAIGLLREAVDLAPDDRGRGLLLNTLGVALQDQFRRTWDPAVADEAVACAREAVALDVGRGEQRLALGNALTKRYLARAHAADLAEALTVLEDLLARSNEALFVRSRCLHALGRVWRLEFDRTGDLGALDRAITAAGRATRADPLDDADRAEYRRFFAELLLVQHERVGALGPLRAARDTFAAAATDAANGPLDRVHAARQWADVAVRLGEWPTALDAARVAMSLLPEVASRRLAWPDRERGVAELSGVATDAAALAVQAGDAGLAVRWLEQGRGVLLGQLLDARSEVADLRRRHPRLAARLADVDEALAALDVAVAGSDRRHAVARRREELLAEIRSLPGFGEFLLPPSLARVQEWAGEGPVVLINVSRYRCDALVLGSGPLVAIPLPALTLDDAVRHADRFADALEASTTFGREHQGGRVITGVLEWLDETVTGPVLRRLACDGARVWWSPGGPLAGLPLHAAGRPGDGVLERVISSYTPTVRALGHARDTASRAVGPTDVLTVAVAEPDAAPPLPHTDEEAAAIGELWAGTVLTGADATADRVLDALARHSWVHFACHGAHDADDPSASRLLLHDRPLTVLEVSRAHLPDARLAVLSACHTARGALHLADEALHLAGAFQIAGYPGVVATLWHVNDTMARRIAVAFHTALAAAGGPRAPGHAAAVLRDVLLRFRDYPPSLWAGWVHSGI, from the coding sequence GTGGATGAAGCGACGCACCGGCGGTCTCGGCTGGTGAGTCTCGGCGCCGTCCTGCACCGGGCGTTCCAGGCCACCGGAGACCACGCACTGCTCACCGAGGCGATCGAGTGCTGTCGCCGTGCTCTGGCGGTCACGCCCGTGGGCGATCCGGAACGTCCGGGGCAACTGAACAATCTCGCCGCCGCGCTCCGCGAACGAACGTTGCACCTGGGCGACTTCGACGCGTTGCGCGAGGCGATCGGGCTGCTGCGTGAGGCGGTGGACCTCGCCCCCGACGACCGCGGGCGCGGCCTCCTTCTGAACACACTCGGTGTGGCACTGCAGGACCAGTTCCGGCGTACCTGGGACCCCGCTGTGGCGGACGAGGCGGTGGCGTGCGCTCGCGAGGCGGTCGCACTCGACGTCGGCCGTGGTGAACAGCGGCTCGCTCTCGGCAACGCCCTCACAAAGCGGTACCTGGCGCGCGCTCACGCCGCCGATCTCGCCGAGGCGCTGACAGTGTTGGAGGACCTGCTCGCGCGGTCGAACGAGGCCCTGTTCGTCCGGTCCCGCTGTCTGCATGCCCTCGGACGAGTGTGGCGCCTGGAGTTCGACCGCACCGGCGACCTCGGTGCACTGGACCGCGCCATCACGGCAGCGGGTCGCGCGACGCGCGCCGATCCGCTCGACGACGCCGACCGTGCCGAGTACCGGCGCTTCTTCGCCGAGCTGCTGCTCGTGCAGCACGAGCGCGTCGGCGCTCTGGGCCCGCTGCGGGCGGCGCGCGACACGTTCGCCGCCGCGGCGACGGACGCGGCGAACGGGCCACTGGACCGAGTGCACGCCGCACGGCAGTGGGCCGACGTGGCAGTGCGGCTGGGCGAGTGGCCGACGGCGTTGGACGCCGCCCGGGTGGCGATGTCGTTGCTACCGGAGGTCGCGTCGCGACGGCTCGCGTGGCCCGATCGCGAACGCGGTGTCGCGGAGCTCTCCGGTGTCGCCACCGATGCGGCGGCGTTGGCCGTGCAAGCCGGTGACGCGGGCCTCGCGGTGCGCTGGTTGGAACAGGGGCGTGGGGTGTTGCTCGGGCAGCTGCTGGACGCGCGGAGTGAGGTCGCGGACCTGCGTCGGCGGCATCCTCGCCTCGCCGCACGACTGGCCGACGTGGACGAGGCGTTGGCCGCCCTGGACGTCGCCGTGGCCGGCAGCGATCGACGGCATGCGGTGGCGCGGCGGCGTGAGGAGCTGCTGGCCGAGATCCGCTCGCTGCCCGGGTTCGGGGAGTTCCTGTTGCCGCCGAGCCTGGCTCGCGTCCAGGAGTGGGCGGGCGAAGGGCCGGTCGTGCTGATCAACGTCAGCCGGTACCGGTGTGACGCCCTTGTCCTGGGAAGCGGCCCGCTCGTCGCCATTCCCCTGCCCGCGCTGACGTTAGACGACGCCGTCCGTCACGCCGACCGGTTCGCCGACGCATTGGAGGCGTCCACGACGTTCGGGCGCGAGCACCAGGGCGGCAGGGTGATCACCGGCGTCCTGGAGTGGTTGGACGAGACCGTCACCGGCCCGGTGTTGCGTCGGCTCGCCTGTGACGGTGCCCGGGTGTGGTGGTCGCCCGGGGGACCGCTGGCCGGGTTGCCGCTGCACGCGGCCGGGCGACCCGGCGACGGAGTGCTGGAGCGGGTGATCTCCTCGTACACGCCCACCGTGCGGGCGCTGGGACACGCCCGGGACACCGCGTCGCGCGCAGTCGGCCCGACGGACGTGCTGACGGTCGCGGTCGCGGAACCGGATGCGGCACCGCCGCTACCGCACACCGACGAGGAAGCCGCCGCGATCGGTGAACTCTGGGCGGGAACGGTCCTCACCGGAGCGGACGCGACCGCGGACCGGGTACTCGACGCCCTCGCACGGCACAGCTGGGTCCACTTCGCCTGCCATGGCGCGCACGACGCGGACGACCCGTCGGCCAGCAGGTTGCTCCTGCACGACCGGCCGCTCACGGTGCTGGAGGTGTCGCGGGCCCACCTGCCCGACGCCCGGCTCGCCGTCCTGTCCGCCTGCCACACCGCCCGCGGCGCCCTCCACCTCGCCGACGAGGCGCTCCATCTGGCGGGAGCGTTCCAGATCGCCGGTTACCCCGGCGTCGTCGCCACGCTGTGGCACGTCAACGACACGATGGCGAGGCGCATCGCGGTCGCCTTCCATACCGCGCTGGCCGCGGCCGGCGGGCCACGGGCGCCCGGACACGCGGCGGCGGTGCTGCGCGACGTCCTGCTCCGGTTCCGCGACTACCCGCCGAGTCTGTGGGCCGGATGGGTGCATTCCGGAATCTAG
- a CDS encoding GlcG/HbpS family heme-binding protein codes for MRTLPSISLDEAREVIAAGERRAQDIGQPANIAVVDAGGNLVAHARMDGAWIGSIDISINKAYTARAFDIQTRDLADNAQPREQFFGIQVSNQGRVMVFAGGIPLQHDGQVVGGVGVSGGTGEQDQAIAEAAAAAYRPAG; via the coding sequence ATGCGGACACTGCCGTCGATCTCGCTGGACGAAGCACGCGAGGTCATCGCAGCGGGTGAGCGGCGAGCACAGGACATCGGGCAACCGGCCAACATCGCGGTCGTCGACGCGGGCGGCAATCTGGTGGCGCACGCGCGGATGGACGGCGCCTGGATCGGCAGCATCGACATCTCCATCAACAAGGCCTACACCGCCCGCGCGTTCGACATCCAGACCCGCGACCTCGCCGACAACGCGCAACCGCGGGAGCAGTTCTTCGGCATCCAGGTCTCCAACCAGGGCCGCGTGATGGTCTTCGCGGGCGGTATTCCCCTCCAGCACGACGGCCAGGTGGTCGGCGGCGTCGGCGTCAGCGGCGGCACCGGCGAGCAGGACCAGGCCATCGCCGAGGCCGCGGCGGCCGCCTACCGACCCGCCGGGTAG
- a CDS encoding trans-sulfuration enzyme family protein, whose product MTTRPDKRVPETLSFPTSAVHAGNEIDAGSGAIRTPIIMANSYALPEDPANLSWSGTDVPLYTRNSGANQLGLQRKLAALEGGEDAVVLASGVAALHAVFFSHLRTGDHVVVADVTYEATWRLFAELLPDRYGIEATFVDMTDLDAVRAALRPNTRIVHVEAIANPTTKVTDVAAVASIAHEAGALLVVDSTFTPPPLYRPLEDGADLVVHSLTKYVNGHGDAMGGAVIGSAELIEPIKSDAMVDVGGVISPFNAWLITRGSVTLPLRVRQQTSSAARIAARLREDPRVAYVAYPGLPDHPQHEVASRQFGGRGYGAMMAFAVAGDPDTQNRFVANLRIITSAVSLGHDESLIVHVGTEGPRVAHYPEEFRKWGHLRFSVGLEDPDDLIADLIGALDETFG is encoded by the coding sequence ATGACGACCCGACCGGACAAACGTGTGCCCGAGACGCTGTCGTTCCCGACGAGCGCTGTCCACGCGGGCAATGAGATCGACGCCGGTTCGGGGGCGATCCGCACCCCGATCATCATGGCGAACTCCTACGCGCTGCCCGAGGATCCGGCGAATCTGAGCTGGTCGGGTACCGACGTCCCCCTCTACACCCGCAACTCGGGCGCCAACCAGCTGGGCCTGCAGAGGAAGCTGGCGGCGCTGGAGGGCGGGGAGGACGCCGTCGTGCTGGCCTCGGGGGTCGCCGCGCTGCACGCGGTGTTCTTCAGCCACCTCCGCACGGGTGATCACGTGGTGGTCGCCGACGTCACCTACGAGGCGACGTGGCGGCTGTTCGCCGAACTGCTGCCCGACCGCTACGGCATCGAGGCCACGTTCGTCGACATGACGGACCTCGACGCGGTGCGCGCGGCTCTCCGCCCCAACACGCGGATCGTGCACGTCGAGGCCATCGCCAACCCGACCACCAAGGTCACCGACGTCGCGGCGGTGGCGTCGATCGCGCACGAGGCGGGCGCGCTGCTGGTCGTCGACTCGACGTTCACCCCGCCGCCGCTGTACCGGCCGCTGGAGGACGGCGCCGACCTGGTGGTGCACTCGCTGACGAAGTACGTCAACGGCCACGGCGACGCGATGGGCGGCGCGGTGATCGGTTCGGCCGAGCTGATCGAGCCGATCAAGAGCGACGCGATGGTCGACGTGGGCGGGGTGATCTCGCCGTTCAACGCGTGGCTGATCACCCGAGGGTCCGTGACGCTGCCGTTGCGGGTGCGCCAGCAGACCTCCTCTGCCGCCCGCATCGCGGCGCGCCTGCGGGAGGATCCGCGCGTCGCCTACGTCGCGTACCCGGGCTTGCCGGACCACCCGCAACACGAGGTCGCGAGCCGGCAGTTCGGCGGTCGCGGCTACGGGGCCATGATGGCGTTCGCCGTCGCCGGCGACCCCGACACGCAGAACCGGTTCGTGGCCAATCTGCGCATCATCACCTCGGCGGTGTCGCTCGGGCACGACGAGTCGCTCATCGTGCACGTCGGCACCGAGGGGCCGCGGGTGGCGCATTACCCGGAGGAGTTCCGCAAGTGGGGTCACCTGCGGTTCTCGGTCGGTTTGGAGGACCCGGACGACCTCATCGCCGACCTGATCGGCGCGCTGGACGAGACCTTCGGGTGA
- a CDS encoding NAD(P)/FAD-dependent oxidoreductase — protein sequence MKVAVVGLGVLGASVARSLAVAGASVTVLERSEPLAGTSGTTFAWVNSHGKNPLPYHQLNVAGMHEHAVLARSVSGQPAWYHRTGNLEWAGDEEGAERLARSVAQLRDRDYPVQWLTPGAARELVPDLRVPPGVRYVAYYPTEGYVLPPLLVARLWGEARDAGAELLCPAHVVAVTERGDGVRLALADGGEVRADAVVLAAGRWSDAVASSAGHRVPLADPDVAGSATVGFLGWTTPVAARLDRVLTTPNLNVRPDGGGRLVVQGLDLDADADPARPPTPDGEHARTLLTRLAALIDGTDGARLTSLRVGQRALPADGLPVCGFLGERHRVYALVSHSGITLGPLLGRLAAQEILREEPSDLLADFRPQRWDGVDPAELPALRPARLAGQQ from the coding sequence ATGAAGGTCGCCGTCGTCGGACTCGGCGTGCTCGGGGCGTCCGTGGCCCGCTCGCTGGCCGTGGCGGGTGCCTCGGTGACGGTGCTCGAACGCAGCGAACCGCTCGCGGGCACGTCGGGCACGACCTTCGCCTGGGTCAACTCGCACGGCAAGAATCCGCTGCCCTACCACCAGCTGAACGTCGCCGGCATGCACGAGCACGCCGTGTTGGCGCGCTCGGTGTCCGGTCAGCCCGCGTGGTACCACCGCACCGGGAACCTGGAATGGGCCGGTGACGAGGAGGGTGCGGAGCGGCTCGCGCGGTCGGTCGCGCAGCTGCGCGACCGGGACTACCCCGTGCAGTGGCTCACGCCCGGTGCTGCCCGGGAGCTCGTTCCGGACCTGCGCGTGCCACCGGGAGTACGCTACGTCGCCTATTATCCGACCGAGGGCTACGTGCTGCCCCCGCTCCTGGTCGCGCGACTGTGGGGCGAGGCGCGCGACGCCGGTGCCGAACTCCTCTGCCCTGCGCACGTCGTCGCCGTCACCGAGCGCGGTGACGGCGTCCGCCTCGCCCTCGCCGACGGTGGCGAGGTGCGGGCCGACGCGGTGGTGCTCGCCGCGGGGCGCTGGAGTGACGCCGTGGCCTCCTCGGCCGGACATCGGGTGCCCCTGGCCGATCCGGACGTCGCGGGCTCCGCCACGGTCGGCTTCCTCGGCTGGACCACACCGGTGGCCGCCCGCCTCGACCGGGTGCTGACGACGCCGAACCTCAACGTCCGGCCCGACGGGGGCGGGCGCCTCGTGGTGCAGGGACTGGACCTCGACGCGGACGCCGACCCAGCGCGGCCGCCGACGCCGGACGGGGAGCACGCGCGCACCCTGCTCACGAGACTCGCCGCCCTGATCGACGGCACCGACGGGGCGCGGCTGACCTCGCTGCGGGTGGGGCAGCGCGCTCTGCCCGCGGACGGCCTGCCGGTGTGCGGGTTCCTGGGCGAGCGCCACCGCGTCTACGCGCTCGTCTCGCACAGTGGCATCACGCTCGGCCCGTTGCTCGGACGACTCGCGGCGCAGGAGATCCTGCGCGAGGAGCCCAGCGACCTGCTCGCCGACTTCCGGCCCCAGCGCTGGGACGGAGTCGACCCGGCCGAGCTGCCCGCCCTGCGCCCCGCGCGGTTGGCCGGGCAGCAGTAG
- a CDS encoding class I SAM-dependent methyltransferase — MTAVTGDSADTPINDYDSFAEAYTAENEHSLVNAYYARPAILELAGDVAGRRILDAGCGSGPLFEALRDRGAVVSGFDASAAMVELARRRLGEDASLRVADLSEPLPFPDGAFDDVVSALVLHYLKDWTAPLAELRRVLKPRGRLIMAVNHPFVYKLVNPEADYFATCQWSDEYTFDGQKAVLTYWHRPLHAMTDAFTAAGFRTAVVSEPPPAPGAHERFPDELADRQAFLCFLFFVLEAV, encoded by the coding sequence ATGACCGCAGTCACCGGAGATTCCGCCGACACTCCGATCAACGACTACGACAGTTTCGCCGAGGCGTACACCGCCGAGAACGAACACAGCCTCGTCAACGCCTACTACGCCCGGCCTGCGATCCTGGAGTTGGCCGGGGACGTGGCCGGTCGCCGGATTCTCGACGCCGGATGCGGCTCCGGCCCCCTGTTCGAGGCACTGCGCGACCGCGGCGCCGTCGTCAGCGGCTTCGATGCCAGCGCCGCGATGGTGGAGCTGGCCCGGCGACGGCTGGGCGAGGACGCGTCCCTGCGGGTCGCCGACCTGAGCGAGCCGCTGCCGTTCCCCGACGGGGCGTTCGACGATGTCGTCTCGGCCCTCGTGCTGCACTACCTAAAGGACTGGACCGCACCGCTGGCGGAGTTGCGGCGGGTACTGAAACCCCGTGGTCGGCTGATCATGGCCGTCAACCACCCCTTCGTCTACAAGCTGGTCAACCCCGAAGCCGACTACTTCGCGACCTGCCAGTGGTCCGACGAGTACACCTTCGACGGTCAGAAGGCCGTGCTGACGTACTGGCACCGGCCGCTGCACGCGATGACCGACGCCTTCACCGCGGCCGGATTCCGCACGGCCGTCGTCAGCGAGCCGCCGCCCGCACCGGGCGCGCACGAACGGTTCCCCGATGAACTCGCGGACAGGCAGGCGTTCCTGTGCTTTCTGTTCTTCGTCCTCGAAGCCGTCTGA
- a CDS encoding DUF6226 family protein produces MTWVSDLREQVEAAYDGLGLPSWPDPHAGLPTTAQEEYSRVTDPERYRIVHARAQVWVDSLAAVPGVQVERLAPAPLGDGTTRRFDRGVRIFPPRPDALPLLLLEEDAPVSGGAGSLAVLSIGVARPEIRLELVPDCGCDACDFGSDDLLEAIDGTIGNVVDGPLVVLRGDSWRAWWHPEGGASESTESTESTEDTDGADSRGRPDHRLLMESSRRIAAGESVRLPEGTEVLVGRSWFG; encoded by the coding sequence ATGACGTGGGTGAGCGATCTCCGGGAGCAGGTGGAGGCGGCCTACGACGGGCTTGGCCTCCCGTCCTGGCCCGACCCGCATGCCGGGCTGCCCACGACGGCGCAGGAGGAGTACTCGCGCGTCACCGACCCGGAGCGGTACCGCATCGTGCATGCGCGCGCCCAAGTGTGGGTGGACAGCCTCGCCGCGGTACCGGGAGTCCAGGTGGAGCGACTGGCACCGGCTCCACTCGGCGACGGCACGACGCGCCGGTTCGACCGGGGCGTGCGCATCTTCCCGCCCCGGCCGGACGCTCTGCCGTTGCTGCTGCTCGAAGAGGACGCACCGGTGAGCGGCGGGGCCGGTTCGCTCGCGGTGCTGTCCATCGGCGTCGCACGGCCTGAGATCCGGCTGGAACTCGTCCCGGACTGCGGTTGCGATGCGTGCGACTTCGGTTCGGACGACCTCCTCGAGGCGATCGACGGCACGATCGGCAACGTCGTCGACGGGCCGCTCGTGGTGTTGCGGGGCGACAGCTGGAGGGCGTGGTGGCATCCGGAGGGCGGCGCCTCGGAAAGCACGGAAAGCACGGAAAGCACGGAAGACACGGATGGGGCGGACAGCCGGGGGCGCCCGGATCACCGGCTCCTGATGGAGTCGTCCCGACGGATCGCCGCCGGTGAATCCGTTCGGCTGCCGGAAGGTACCGAGGTTCTCGTCGGCCGCTCCTGGTTCGGTTGA
- a CDS encoding serine hydroxymethyltransferase, with protein MPALERRTWVPAHAESRVHTVAESAANALPGELLAELDRLVGENRRIHDVDSINLNPATNVMNPRAEAMLSAHLGSRPSLGYPGDKYEMGLEAIEQIEVIAAELVAEVFGARYAEIRVPSGAIANLYAFVATCEPGDVIIAPPATIGGHVTHHAPGAAGLYRLEIVDAPVAADGYTVDVDALRTLAHAVRPKLITIGSSLNLYPHPVAQLRGIADEVGAKVLFDAAHVCGLIAGQAWPQPLAEGAHVATFSTYKSLGGPAGGAVVTDDAELAERLDRIAHPGLTANFDAGRVAALAVTMVDWQVAGRAYARAMIETAAALAEELQRGGVPVFEGAHGPTRSHQFAVRASRWGGGHRAAQRLRRANVLASGIGLPDPPVHGDVNGLRLGTPELVRRGMSACDMADLAGLIVEGLDPDVEPETVAPRVAHWRTRFTGVHYTADQP; from the coding sequence ATGCCCGCACTGGAGCGCCGGACCTGGGTACCCGCACACGCGGAGTCCCGCGTGCACACCGTGGCCGAGTCGGCGGCGAACGCCCTCCCAGGCGAGTTGCTCGCCGAGCTCGACCGGCTGGTGGGGGAGAACCGCCGGATCCACGACGTCGACTCGATCAACCTCAACCCCGCGACCAACGTCATGAACCCGCGGGCCGAGGCGATGCTGTCGGCCCACCTCGGTTCGCGGCCCTCGCTCGGCTATCCCGGCGACAAGTACGAGATGGGGCTGGAGGCCATCGAGCAGATCGAGGTCATCGCCGCGGAGCTGGTGGCTGAGGTCTTCGGTGCCCGGTATGCGGAGATCCGCGTCCCCTCCGGCGCGATCGCGAACCTGTACGCGTTTGTCGCGACGTGCGAGCCGGGCGACGTGATCATCGCGCCGCCGGCCACGATCGGCGGCCACGTGACCCACCACGCTCCGGGCGCGGCAGGACTGTACCGGCTCGAGATCGTCGACGCCCCGGTGGCCGCCGACGGCTACACCGTCGACGTCGACGCGTTACGCACTTTGGCTCACGCGGTGCGGCCGAAGCTGATCACCATCGGGAGCAGTCTCAACCTGTACCCGCATCCCGTCGCGCAGCTTCGCGGTATCGCCGACGAGGTCGGGGCGAAGGTCCTCTTCGACGCGGCACACGTGTGCGGTCTGATCGCCGGACAGGCGTGGCCGCAGCCGTTGGCCGAGGGCGCCCATGTGGCGACCTTCAGCACGTACAAGAGTCTCGGCGGCCCGGCGGGTGGAGCGGTCGTCACCGACGACGCCGAGCTCGCCGAACGGCTCGACCGCATCGCCCACCCCGGGCTGACGGCGAACTTCGACGCGGGCCGGGTCGCCGCACTGGCCGTGACGATGGTGGACTGGCAGGTCGCGGGACGTGCGTACGCACGCGCGATGATCGAGACCGCGGCGGCGCTCGCCGAGGAGTTGCAACGCGGGGGAGTGCCCGTCTTCGAGGGCGCGCACGGACCCACGCGATCGCACCAGTTCGCGGTGCGCGCATCCCGCTGGGGCGGTGGTCACCGCGCCGCGCAACGCCTGCGCCGGGCCAACGTGCTCGCCTCCGGCATCGGACTGCCCGACCCGCCCGTGCACGGCGACGTGAACGGCCTTCGACTGGGCACGCCCGAACTGGTGCGGCGCGGGATGAGCGCGTGCGACATGGCCGACCTCGCCGGCCTGATCGTCGAGGGGCTCGATCCGGACGTGGAGCCGGAGACGGTCGCACCACGGGTCGCGCACTGGCGAACGCGATTCACCGGCGTCCACTACACCGCCGACCAGCCGTGA
- a CDS encoding manganese catalase family protein, with protein MFFHRQELQFKATPDQPDAVYARKLQEVLGGQYGEITVAMQYMFQGWNMHIPGKYRDLVFGIGAEEFGHVEMLATMIAQLLEKSPLGITEEAVQSDPAVAAVVGGTDMQHAIVAGAGARPFDSMGNPWQGAYVTASGNLLADFTSNANAEMQGRLQVARLYHMTDDHGVRDMLAFLLARDTMHQNQWLAAAAELREQGTEELPVPSNFPLNKEHREVAYQYLNFSDGQHASEGPWASGPAPDGKGEFSYHEGPTTNAPMPPPTHPDARIYGTTELPNSMEKMAGATQDKLKKE; from the coding sequence ATGTTTTTCCACCGGCAGGAGCTGCAGTTCAAGGCGACTCCGGACCAGCCCGACGCGGTGTACGCGCGGAAGCTCCAAGAGGTTTTGGGCGGGCAGTACGGGGAGATCACCGTCGCGATGCAGTACATGTTCCAGGGCTGGAACATGCACATTCCCGGCAAGTACCGCGACCTCGTCTTCGGCATCGGCGCCGAGGAGTTCGGGCACGTCGAGATGCTGGCCACCATGATCGCTCAGCTGCTGGAGAAGTCGCCCCTGGGCATCACGGAGGAGGCCGTCCAGTCGGACCCGGCCGTCGCCGCGGTCGTCGGTGGTACGGACATGCAGCACGCCATCGTGGCGGGCGCCGGGGCACGTCCCTTCGACAGCATGGGCAACCCGTGGCAGGGCGCCTACGTCACCGCGAGCGGCAACCTGCTGGCGGACTTCACGTCGAACGCCAACGCCGAGATGCAGGGCCGGCTGCAGGTCGCGCGGCTTTACCACATGACGGACGACCACGGCGTTCGCGACATGCTGGCCTTCCTGCTGGCCCGCGACACCATGCACCAGAACCAGTGGCTCGCCGCCGCCGCCGAGCTGCGGGAGCAGGGCACAGAGGAACTGCCGGTGCCGAGCAACTTCCCGCTGAACAAGGAACACCGGGAAGTCGCGTACCAGTACCTGAACTTCAGCGACGGGCAGCACGCGTCCGAAGGTCCGTGGGCCTCGGGTCCCGCGCCCGACGGCAAGGGCGAGTTCAGCTACCACGAGGGCCCCACGACCAACGCCCCCATGCCGCCGCCCACCCACCCGGACGCCCGCATCTACGGGACCACGGAGTTGCCCAACAGCATGGAGAAAATGGCGGGGGCGACGCAGGACAAGCTCAAGAAGGAGTGA
- a CDS encoding GNAT family N-acetyltransferase encodes MTDLVIRALAAGEEALFDSLPDPGLVGLAAFGKTYRAMAAAGEYRPEWTWVALRDDVVVARAAWWAGPQDDSPIALDWFDFTDAEAAVRLLRASPLRAEYSLRLPPGWRDVPAVREQAEARIDTAVAAGLTLLVERFAYRWTPDCGVPARSGRLVFRPEPDDAVILDVFRRIHQGSLDAHVRRTVAASGLEAAAQEDLDYLRWLPSPREWWRLAYTPAGELVGLTVPGHHYSDPLVAYIGVVPEQRGHGYAYDLLVEATHLLVDEGADRIVAGTDQTNVPMAAHFARAGYPVAQERVDLV; translated from the coding sequence GTGACCGATCTGGTCATCCGCGCGCTCGCCGCAGGCGAGGAAGCGCTCTTCGATTCCCTGCCCGACCCCGGCCTCGTCGGCCTCGCCGCTTTCGGCAAGACCTACCGTGCGATGGCCGCCGCCGGCGAGTACCGCCCTGAGTGGACCTGGGTCGCTCTGCGGGACGATGTCGTCGTCGCCCGCGCTGCCTGGTGGGCCGGACCGCAGGACGACAGCCCGATCGCTCTGGACTGGTTCGACTTCACCGACGCCGAGGCGGCCGTGCGACTGCTGCGCGCCTCGCCGTTGCGCGCCGAGTACTCCCTTCGCCTGCCACCCGGCTGGCGCGACGTCCCAGCCGTCCGGGAGCAGGCCGAGGCCCGGATCGACACGGCCGTCGCCGCGGGACTCACGCTTTTGGTCGAGCGCTTCGCCTACCGCTGGACGCCGGACTGCGGGGTGCCCGCGCGCTCGGGACGCCTCGTCTTCCGTCCCGAGCCCGACGACGCGGTGATCCTCGACGTCTTCCGCCGTATCCATCAGGGGAGCCTCGACGCCCACGTGCGCCGCACCGTCGCGGCGTCCGGACTGGAGGCGGCCGCTCAGGAGGACCTGGACTACCTGCGCTGGTTGCCGAGCCCGCGCGAGTGGTGGCGGCTCGCCTACACCCCAGCCGGCGAGCTCGTCGGCCTGACCGTCCCCGGCCACCACTACTCGGACCCGCTCGTCGCCTACATCGGAGTGGTGCCCGAACAACGTGGCCACGGCTACGCCTACGACCTGCTCGTGGAGGCCACGCACCTGCTCGTCGACGAGGGCGCGGACCGCATCGTGGCGGGGACCGACCAGACCAACGTTCCGATGGCCGCTCACTTCGCGAGGGCCGGTTACCCGGTCGCCCAGGAACGCGTCGACCTGGTGTAG